In Vanessa cardui chromosome 8, ilVanCard2.1, whole genome shotgun sequence, the following are encoded in one genomic region:
- the LOC124531637 gene encoding endothelial lipase-like → MRFSKNVVLRSICYFVFILSYSTITWTSDSQGRAYGDEWLYFVSDNGTTHVMNFSSIPNDTQDMHFGDAYFYLYTRNNIDKPENLRIPENNMSIESFNFNKSNDIKVITHGWLSGENSKWIQKVKNSLLREYDLNVITVDWSELSKNIIYPYAAFSTRYVGKRVAKLLDALIETYGIGGKNIHLVGHSLGAQIMGYAGMFAIEKIHRITGLDPARPLFEIPEISLDCRLDKSDADFVDILHTCGGIFGYKGSYGHADFFPNNGQPIQPGCSGIRQVAESCSHGRSHEYFEESIEYKYDTGFISFPCESWKKFDVGECKEDPTSMGYNANVKRIGNYYLRTRNESKFAIGNE, encoded by the exons ATGCGGTTTAGCAAGAACGTGGTATTACGTAGTATTTGTTACTTCG ttttcattCTATCATATTCGACTATAACATGGACCTCGGATAGTCAGGGAAGAGCTTATGGCGACGAATGGTTGTACTTTGTGAGTGACAACGGAACTACTCATGTAATGAATTTCTCATCGATTCCAAATGATACGCAAGATATGCATTTCGGAGAcgcttatttctatttatataccaG AAATAACATTGATAAGCCAGAAAATTTAAGAATACCAGAaaataatatgtcgattgaaagtttcaattttaataaatctaacGATATAAAAGTGATAACTCACGGGTGGTTGTCTGGGGAAAACTCGAAATGGATACAGAAGGTCAAGAATTCTCTTTTGAGAGAGTacgatttaaatgtaattacggTTGACTGGAGCGaattatcgaaaaatattatttaccccTATGCGGCGTTCAGTACACGCTATGTAGGGAAGCGCGTTGCGAAGTTACTCGATGCTCTAATTGAAACATACGGTATTGGAGGAAAAAACATTCACTTAGTTGGACACAGTTTAGGCGCGCAAATAATGGGTTATGCGGGAATGTTTGCAATAGAAAAAATACATCGTATCACAG GACTGGACCCTGCGCGCCCTCTTTTTGAAATACCAGAAATTTCTCTAGATTGTCGTCTTGATAAAAGCGATGCTGATTTTGTCGATATATTGCACACTTGTGGAGGAATTTTCGGGTATAAGGGAAGTTATGGTCACGCAGACTTTTTTCCTAACAATGGACAGCCAATACAACCTGGATGTAGCGGTATTCGTCAAGTAGCCG AATCGTGCAGTCATGGCCGATCACACGAATATTTTGAAGAAtctatagaatataaatatgatactgGCTTTATTTCCTTTCCTTGTGAGAGCTGGAAAAAATTTGATGTCGGCGAGTGCAAAGAGGATCCAACTAGTATGGGATACAACGCTAATGTCAAGAGAATAGGCAATTACTATCTTCGTACTCGAAACGAATCGAAATTCGCCATCGGTAATGAATAG